The Clostridiaceae bacterium HFYG-1003 genome includes a window with the following:
- a CDS encoding ACT domain-containing protein, with amino-acid sequence MKDQFFIVNGTVLPEIFGKIIEVKTLLATRKVKDITEGVKKAGISRSVFYKYKDNVFLLSEMSRGRKASISILLDHKPGALSKVLDLMAGNQANILTINQGVPINDAAMVTMTVDISDMSIDIKDLIDKLLLEEYVLEADISAME; translated from the coding sequence ATGAAAGATCAGTTTTTCATCGTCAACGGAACCGTACTGCCGGAGATCTTCGGTAAGATCATCGAAGTCAAGACTCTGCTGGCGACCCGCAAGGTGAAGGACATCACCGAAGGGGTGAAAAAGGCAGGCATCTCGCGCAGCGTTTTTTACAAATACAAGGATAATGTCTTCCTGCTCTCCGAGATGAGCCGGGGTCGAAAGGCCTCCATCTCGATCCTGCTGGATCACAAGCCGGGAGCTCTGTCCAAAGTCCTCGACCTGATGGCGGGCAATCAGGCCAACATCCTCACGATCAACCAGGGCGTTCCGATCAATGATGCGGCCATGGTTACCATGACGGTCGACATCTCCGACATGTCCATCGACATTAAGGACCTGATCGACAAGCTTCTCCTGGAGGAGTATGTCCTGGAGGCAGATATCTCCGCCATGGAGTAG
- a CDS encoding L-threonine 3-dehydrogenase: MKKILVTGSLGQIGSELVGKLREVYGTDEVIATDIRRDESNIACTGGPFEILDVTDPKMMAEIVQKHNPDTLIHLAALLSAVAEAKPQLAWTINMGGLVNALELAREKNLHFFTPSSIGAFGPSTPKVNTPQDTLQRPATMYGVTKVSGELLCDYYFKKYGVDTRGVRFPGLISNVALPGGGTTDYAVDIYYEALKNHSYTSFIQEGTYMDMMYMPDALNAIIQLMEADPARLIHRNAFNISAMSFAPEHVAAEIKKHIPDFTMHYNVDPVRQAIADSWPDSIDVTSAREEWGFKADYDLAKMTTDMLEKLRIKLNIKD; the protein is encoded by the coding sequence ATGAAGAAAATTTTAGTGACCGGATCCCTCGGACAGATCGGATCTGAACTGGTAGGAAAATTAAGAGAAGTATACGGAACCGACGAAGTCATCGCCACGGATATCCGGCGGGATGAAAGCAATATCGCCTGCACCGGCGGACCCTTCGAGATTCTCGATGTGACGGACCCCAAAATGATGGCCGAGATCGTGCAGAAGCACAATCCGGACACCCTGATCCACCTGGCGGCTCTGCTGTCGGCAGTTGCTGAAGCCAAGCCCCAGCTGGCGTGGACCATCAACATGGGCGGTCTGGTCAACGCGCTGGAACTGGCCCGGGAGAAGAACCTCCATTTCTTCACCCCGTCCTCCATCGGCGCCTTCGGACCCAGCACCCCCAAGGTGAACACGCCGCAGGACACCCTGCAGCGTCCGGCGACAATGTACGGAGTTACCAAGGTATCCGGCGAGCTGCTGTGTGACTACTACTTTAAAAAGTATGGCGTCGACACCCGCGGTGTCCGCTTCCCCGGCCTCATTTCCAATGTCGCGCTGCCCGGCGGCGGAACCACCGACTACGCGGTTGACATCTATTATGAAGCCCTGAAAAATCATTCTTATACCAGCTTCATTCAGGAAGGCACCTACATGGACATGATGTACATGCCTGACGCCCTCAATGCCATCATCCAGCTCATGGAAGCGGATCCGGCCAGACTCATCCACCGCAACGCGTTCAACATCTCCGCCATGAGCTTTGCGCCGGAACATGTGGCAGCCGAGATCAAAAAGCACATTCCGGACTTCACCATGCACTACAATGTGGATCCGGTCCGCCAGGCCATTGCCGATTCCTGGCCGGATTCCATCGATGTCACCAGTGCCCGGGAAGAATGGGGCTTCAAGGCCGACTACGATCTGGCGAAGATGACCACCGACATGCTGGAGAAATTGAGAATCAAACTGAACATCAAGGACTGA
- a CDS encoding glycine C-acetyltransferase: MLSKALDLFLKENLDDLKSKGLYNVINILDGANGPEITIEGKRLVNLSSNNYLGFATHERLIQAANDATAKYGVGAGAVRTINGTMAIHRELEEKLAEFKHTEAAIAFQSGFNCNMGAISAVMDKDDAILSDELNHASIIDGCRLSRAKIIRVKHSDMEDLRAQAKAAKESGLYKKIMFITDGVFSMDGDVAKLPEIVEIAKEFDLITYVDDAHGSGVMGKGAGTVHHFGLSKEIDFQIGTLSKAIGVVGGYVAGTRDLIDWLKVRARPFLFSTSLTPGAAAAAKEAITMLMESEEYHDRLWENGRYLKAGLKKLGYNIGKSETPITPCIIGDEKLTQEFSRKLFEEGVYCKSIVFPTVPLGTGRVRNMPTAAHTKEMLDEALAIYEKVGKELGILK, from the coding sequence ATTTTGAGCAAAGCATTGGATCTGTTCTTAAAAGAGAACCTGGATGACCTGAAATCCAAGGGACTCTACAATGTCATCAATATCCTTGATGGCGCAAACGGACCGGAGATTACCATCGAAGGCAAGCGCCTGGTCAATCTTTCTTCGAATAACTATCTTGGTTTTGCCACTCACGAGCGGCTGATCCAGGCTGCCAACGATGCCACCGCCAAATACGGTGTGGGTGCAGGAGCGGTTCGGACCATCAACGGTACCATGGCCATTCACCGGGAACTGGAAGAAAAGCTGGCGGAATTCAAGCATACGGAAGCTGCCATCGCCTTCCAGTCCGGATTCAACTGCAACATGGGCGCTATTTCCGCTGTAATGGACAAAGATGATGCCATCCTGTCCGATGAGCTCAACCATGCGTCCATCATTGACGGCTGCCGCCTGTCCAGAGCCAAGATCATCCGCGTCAAGCACTCGGATATGGAAGATCTGAGAGCTCAGGCCAAAGCTGCCAAAGAGTCAGGCCTCTACAAGAAGATCATGTTCATTACCGACGGTGTCTTCTCCATGGACGGAGATGTGGCCAAGCTGCCGGAAATCGTCGAGATCGCCAAGGAATTTGACCTCATTACCTACGTGGACGATGCTCACGGATCAGGTGTCATGGGCAAAGGCGCCGGCACTGTGCACCATTTCGGCCTGTCAAAGGAGATCGATTTCCAAATCGGAACTCTGAGCAAGGCCATTGGAGTGGTCGGCGGATATGTGGCGGGAACCCGCGATCTCATTGACTGGCTGAAAGTCCGGGCCAGACCGTTCCTGTTCTCCACCTCGCTGACTCCCGGAGCCGCTGCCGCAGCCAAGGAAGCCATTACCATGCTGATGGAATCGGAAGAGTATCATGACAGACTTTGGGAAAATGGCCGCTATCTGAAGGCCGGACTCAAAAAGCTTGGCTACAACATCGGGAAATCCGAAACACCGATTACGCCCTGCATCATCGGCGATGAGAAGCTGACTCAGGAATTCTCCAGAAAGCTCTTTGAAGAAGGCGTATACTGCAAATCCATCGTATTCCCCACGGTACCGCTGGGAACCGGACGGGTGCGCAATATGCCCACCGCCGCTCACACGAAGGAAATGTTGGATGAAGCCCTGGCAATCTACGAAAAAGTTGGAAAGGAATTAGGGATTCTGAAGTAG
- a CDS encoding M3 family oligoendopeptidase, whose protein sequence is MTFSEMNYQRPDFDQTYSDMKEYLVKMEQAAAEADFFKAFEDLDTLSNHFDTMATLCFVRYSINTGDDFYKSEQDTMDEQLPRFQEIPSEAARICLESKFRPAFEEKYGKHLLEKFEVKRKIFTPEIVDDLVEENKLVSEYQKLTASAKIHFEGEERNLSGLTPFMESMDRGMRKRANDASWNWFAENSGKLDQIYDALVKVRTRIGQKLGYDNFIPVAYARMGRTDWTQSDARIYRDQIAESVVPLTQKLYRQQAQRIGIDQMKNYDLNLKFLTGNPTPKGDEPFLLEAAAHMYEELSPHTHEFFTLMRSRELMDLTTKAGKANGGYMTFFPEFKVPFIFSNFNGTSGDVDVLTHEAGHAFQGWLVRDARPRTLNDITSEVAEIHSMSMEFFTHPWMEKFFGEDTEKYFYAHVAHTLNFLPYGASIDELQEWVYENPDATAQERKAKYREIEKKYLPHLDYDGHEFLEQGGRWQKQLHVYLYPFYYLDYTLAQVCAHQYFNWSRKDPKAAWASYLELCSQSGRKPFTKLVPDAGLKNPFAAGTIASITPMLEEYLDHLDYSRIQ, encoded by the coding sequence ATGACATTCAGTGAAATGAACTACCAGCGTCCTGATTTTGACCAGACCTATTCCGACATGAAGGAATACCTGGTCAAAATGGAGCAGGCCGCAGCCGAAGCGGATTTCTTCAAAGCCTTTGAAGACCTGGACACATTGTCCAATCACTTTGACACCATGGCCACTCTGTGTTTTGTCCGTTATTCCATTAATACCGGAGACGACTTCTACAAGTCGGAGCAGGACACCATGGACGAGCAGCTGCCGCGCTTCCAGGAAATCCCCAGCGAAGCAGCCCGGATCTGCCTGGAGTCTAAGTTCCGGCCGGCTTTTGAAGAAAAATACGGAAAGCATCTTCTGGAGAAGTTTGAGGTTAAGCGCAAGATTTTCACGCCGGAAATCGTCGACGATCTGGTGGAAGAGAACAAGCTGGTTTCCGAATACCAGAAGCTCACCGCTTCCGCAAAGATACACTTCGAAGGCGAGGAGCGCAATCTGTCGGGACTGACGCCCTTCATGGAATCCATGGACCGCGGCATGAGAAAACGGGCCAATGACGCTTCCTGGAACTGGTTTGCCGAAAATTCGGGAAAACTCGACCAGATCTATGACGCGCTGGTAAAGGTCCGGACCCGGATCGGCCAGAAACTCGGCTATGACAACTTCATTCCCGTAGCCTACGCCCGGATGGGACGCACCGACTGGACTCAGTCCGATGCCCGGATTTACCGCGATCAGATCGCTGAATCCGTCGTGCCCCTGACCCAGAAGCTTTACCGCCAGCAGGCCCAGCGCATTGGCATCGACCAGATGAAGAATTACGACCTCAATCTGAAGTTCCTTACCGGCAACCCGACCCCCAAAGGCGATGAACCCTTTTTGCTCGAAGCTGCAGCCCACATGTATGAGGAGCTCTCGCCCCACACCCATGAGTTCTTCACCCTGATGCGAAGCCGGGAACTGATGGATCTGACCACCAAGGCCGGCAAGGCCAACGGCGGCTATATGACCTTCTTCCCGGAATTCAAGGTTCCCTTCATTTTCTCCAATTTCAACGGTACCTCCGGGGATGTTGATGTCCTGACCCACGAAGCCGGTCACGCCTTCCAGGGCTGGCTCGTCCGGGATGCCAGACCGCGCACGCTGAATGACATCACCTCCGAGGTGGCAGAAATCCACTCCATGAGCATGGAATTCTTCACCCATCCCTGGATGGAGAAATTCTTCGGGGAAGACACGGAGAAGTACTTCTATGCCCATGTGGCTCATACGCTGAACTTCCTTCCCTACGGCGCGTCCATCGATGAACTGCAGGAATGGGTCTACGAAAATCCCGATGCCACTGCCCAGGAGCGCAAGGCCAAATACCGCGAGATCGAGAAGAAGTACCTCCCCCACCTGGACTATGACGGTCATGAGTTCCTCGAACAGGGCGGACGCTGGCAGAAACAGCTCCATGTCTACCTCTATCCCTTCTACTACCTGGATTACACCTTGGCTCAGGTCTGTGCTCATCAGTACTTCAACTGGAGCCGCAAGGACCCCAAAGCCGCCTGGGCATCCTATCTGGAGCTGTGCAGCCAGTCCGGCCGCAAGCCCTTCACCAAACTCGTGCCTGATGCCGGTCTGAAGAACCCCTTCGCGGCCGGAACCATTGCCAGCATCACCCCGATGCTGGAAGAATACCTGGATCATCTGGATTATTCCAGGATCCAGTAA
- a CDS encoding metal-binding protein produces the protein MNVRELMKYIESEFIIINNTPCNICGGQYITESSGFNIEDGMPSNVTTCICSTCGSKREFYFRAPIGGLNPLSDRNELN, from the coding sequence TTGAACGTAAGAGAACTCATGAAATACATCGAAAGCGAATTCATCATCATAAACAATACCCCCTGCAACATCTGCGGCGGACAGTACATCACGGAATCCTCCGGCTTTAATATTGAGGACGGCATGCCTTCCAATGTGACCACCTGCATTTGCTCCACCTGCGGCAGCAAGCGGGAATTCTATTTCCGGGCGCCCATCGGCGGCCTCAATCCACTGTCTGACCGGAACGAGCTGAACTGA
- a CDS encoding helix-turn-helix domain-containing protein produces MNLVLINVSSNLSEQIIKQFPQCNVKFITSPEQIPDLMSWWLSEPAVTVLYENNGDYRAILERIRECQLPAQYLAALTRKSISEIQNLINEGQVNQLFQMADQKDDLLRTLDELIRKETHEKREMPPPEDPTETSIEETMVTSFFIYDLIYGDLDKANRMKTLRKKFGLMAYPNCAMTIMVDNFWELCQDLDNKSRYGIKMVYLDLLKDFIETAAVDCIACSLIGTDKLIALVNVPGRDPEQARGMVVQLAQDLKKFINRKAGNTVSIGVGSVYPDWQLIWKSYEEAFRALEYSFYVGSDSVIQFEETRNFTTLEHDEETLPSFKYNFFKNINNWSESEIIAYYETTLEHLVSKSFSSETIKSIVIKYNFEILDYLEQMELAERDLNDYVIKVSSQILRASTMENIKATSNEFISIVAAAIVSRRSGNAVSSAIDSARAFIVKYYYRDLSLEVMSQVSNLSTAYFSRKFKEQTGQNFSEFLERARLERATELLLTSDLSLNEIADQVGFNDYSYFSSRFKKNYGIGPLIYKQQKKGDDRKGV; encoded by the coding sequence ATGAATCTGGTATTGATCAATGTCAGCAGTAATCTCAGCGAACAAATTATCAAACAGTTCCCCCAATGCAACGTTAAGTTCATAACGTCCCCGGAGCAGATCCCCGATCTGATGTCCTGGTGGCTGAGCGAGCCCGCAGTAACGGTTCTCTACGAGAATAACGGTGATTATCGGGCGATCCTGGAAAGAATCCGGGAATGTCAGCTTCCCGCGCAGTATCTGGCGGCGCTGACCAGAAAATCCATTTCCGAGATTCAGAATCTCATTAATGAGGGTCAGGTGAACCAGCTCTTCCAAATGGCCGACCAGAAGGATGACCTTTTGAGAACTCTGGATGAATTAATTCGGAAGGAAACCCATGAGAAAAGGGAGATGCCTCCTCCAGAAGATCCCACCGAGACCTCCATAGAGGAAACAATGGTGACATCCTTTTTCATCTACGATCTCATTTATGGAGATCTTGACAAAGCGAACCGAATGAAGACCCTTCGGAAAAAATTTGGTTTGATGGCTTATCCAAATTGTGCCATGACCATCATGGTGGATAATTTCTGGGAGCTCTGTCAGGATCTGGATAATAAATCCCGCTACGGGATCAAAATGGTGTACCTGGACTTACTCAAGGATTTCATCGAAACTGCCGCGGTGGACTGCATTGCCTGCTCCCTGATTGGAACAGATAAACTCATCGCCCTGGTCAACGTACCTGGTAGGGATCCGGAACAAGCCAGGGGAATGGTTGTTCAGCTTGCCCAGGACCTCAAGAAATTCATCAACCGCAAGGCTGGCAATACGGTGAGTATCGGAGTCGGCAGTGTCTATCCGGACTGGCAGCTCATCTGGAAATCTTATGAGGAAGCCTTCCGAGCGCTGGAGTATTCTTTTTACGTTGGCAGTGACAGCGTAATTCAGTTCGAGGAGACCCGAAACTTTACAACTCTGGAACACGATGAGGAGACGCTCCCCAGCTTCAAATACAATTTTTTCAAGAACATCAACAACTGGTCCGAGTCGGAAATCATAGCCTATTATGAGACAACTCTGGAGCATCTGGTCAGCAAAAGCTTCAGCAGCGAGACCATCAAGTCCATCGTGATCAAATATAATTTTGAAATCCTCGATTATCTGGAGCAGATGGAGCTGGCCGAACGAGACCTCAATGATTATGTGATCAAGGTCTCCTCCCAAATCCTCCGAGCATCCACGATGGAGAATATCAAGGCGACCAGCAATGAGTTCATCTCCATAGTCGCGGCGGCCATCGTCAGCCGGCGAAGTGGTAACGCGGTTTCTTCAGCGATCGATTCAGCCCGGGCTTTCATTGTTAAATACTATTATCGGGATCTCAGTCTTGAGGTCATGTCCCAAGTAAGCAATCTCAGCACAGCTTACTTCAGTCGGAAATTCAAAGAGCAGACGGGCCAGAATTTTTCCGAATTCCTGGAGAGGGCTCGCCTTGAAAGAGCAACGGAACTGCTGCTCACCAGCGACCTGAGTCTCAATGAAATCGCTGATCAGGTAGGTTTCAATGATTATTCGTACTTCAGCAGTCGATTCAAGAAAAATTATGGCATCGGGCCATTAATTTATAAACAACAAAAAAAAGGAGACGATCGAAAAGGTGTCTGA
- a CDS encoding YjiH family protein: MNTSKPISAGSGKPSYVSTANILKFLIISGIGIFMFFAQITINGKTSIPVEIIVSFIQKNFMFVARIYALVFILLGAALPFIRKTWKSSRTEIVFSLLKIVGAVASILIYFNVGPKEILDPNVGQYLFESLGVGLGVLIPICAIFISFLISYGFVDAIGMIVRPVTRAIWTTPGISAVDAISSFVGSSAMGIMITNGLFKERKYTIREASIIVTGFSAVAITFMVVVAETLGLMEMWNIFFLVALIVTFAITAITARLKPLKSLPDTYIHNGEGSVEEIQEGNLLLNAFYQGLKVSSEAKPILNNILDYLKDAMDLVLVYLPNLMSIGLIGLLLAEYTPVFDVLGYLFYPLTWVLQIPEPLLAAKATILGLAEMYLPVLVVTEAPMITRFVVGIGSITGILMFSCTIPVITATEVPIPLKDLVIIWFERAALSLIITTPIAYLLFR, translated from the coding sequence GTGAATACCAGCAAACCCATCAGCGCCGGTTCAGGCAAACCAAGTTATGTCAGCACCGCCAACATCCTGAAGTTCTTAATCATTTCAGGTATCGGCATCTTCATGTTCTTTGCCCAGATAACGATCAACGGCAAGACGTCAATCCCGGTGGAGATCATCGTATCCTTCATCCAGAAAAACTTCATGTTCGTAGCCCGAATCTACGCACTCGTCTTCATTCTGCTGGGCGCAGCGCTGCCATTCATCCGAAAAACCTGGAAGAGCAGTCGCACCGAGATTGTCTTCTCCCTCCTCAAAATTGTCGGTGCCGTCGCCAGTATTCTGATTTACTTTAATGTCGGACCAAAGGAGATTCTTGATCCCAATGTCGGTCAGTATTTGTTTGAATCCCTGGGTGTCGGTCTGGGTGTCCTGATCCCGATCTGTGCGATCTTTATCAGCTTTCTGATTAGTTACGGATTCGTCGATGCCATCGGCATGATCGTTCGCCCGGTTACCCGCGCGATTTGGACCACTCCGGGCATCTCAGCTGTGGATGCCATCTCCTCCTTTGTCGGGAGCTCGGCCATGGGTATTATGATCACCAATGGCCTATTCAAGGAACGTAAGTACACCATTCGTGAAGCGAGCATAATTGTCACCGGGTTCTCTGCCGTGGCCATAACCTTTATGGTCGTCGTCGCTGAGACACTGGGTCTGATGGAGATGTGGAACATTTTCTTCCTGGTCGCACTGATCGTAACCTTCGCGATAACCGCCATTACCGCCCGATTAAAACCTCTGAAGAGTCTGCCAGACACCTATATCCACAATGGAGAAGGCAGCGTGGAGGAAATTCAGGAGGGAAACCTGCTTCTCAACGCTTTTTATCAGGGACTTAAGGTGTCAAGCGAAGCCAAGCCAATCCTGAATAATATCCTCGATTACCTCAAGGATGCCATGGACCTGGTCCTGGTCTATCTGCCAAATCTGATGTCCATTGGACTCATCGGACTGTTGCTTGCTGAATACACCCCTGTCTTCGATGTTCTCGGCTACCTGTTCTACCCTCTGACGTGGGTACTTCAGATTCCGGAACCCCTGCTGGCAGCAAAGGCAACTATTCTGGGTCTTGCGGAAATGTACCTGCCGGTCCTGGTAGTCACTGAAGCTCCCATGATTACCCGGTTCGTAGTGGGCATTGGAAGTATCACCGGAATTCTTATGTTCTCCTGCACCATCCCGGTCATAACGGCAACAGAAGTCCCGATTCCCCTGAAGGATCTGGTCATCATCTGGTTTGAGCGTGCTGCGCTTTCACTGATCATCACCACTCCCATCGCCTATTTACTCTTCAGGTAA
- a CDS encoding flavin reductase family protein, with product MFYEPEKNDHGLEHAPFKSSTVPRVIGWISTRNDDGTDNIAPYSQFTNLTYDPPMVVFSSNQHPVTGERKTTIKNIERTGEFVYNMVPRELAQAMNDSSIAMLPKGFKDKFEYCGLEKEEARLVDVAMVKGSPIKYECRIVHSLRLPANGGITTVDVIIAEVIGIHVQDDVILDNGKIDIVKIGPVARLGYYDFTIVDNSFEMIPPQVDEEYQDLVNRGLEGKKK from the coding sequence ATGTTTTACGAACCAGAGAAAAATGATCACGGACTCGAACACGCCCCCTTTAAATCCAGCACGGTACCGCGGGTAATCGGCTGGATCTCGACCAGGAACGATGACGGCACTGATAATATCGCCCCTTACAGTCAGTTTACAAATCTGACCTATGACCCCCCAATGGTAGTTTTTTCTTCCAATCAGCATCCGGTGACGGGGGAACGCAAGACTACGATCAAAAATATCGAGCGGACCGGCGAGTTTGTATACAACATGGTTCCCCGTGAGCTGGCCCAGGCGATGAATGATTCATCTATCGCAATGCTGCCCAAGGGATTCAAGGATAAGTTCGAATACTGCGGGTTAGAAAAAGAAGAGGCACGACTGGTCGATGTGGCCATGGTGAAAGGATCCCCCATCAAGTATGAGTGCCGTATCGTACATTCCCTTCGACTACCGGCCAATGGCGGGATCACCACGGTGGATGTCATCATCGCCGAGGTCATTGGGATTCATGTACAGGATGATGTGATTCTGGACAACGGCAAGATAGACATCGTCAAGATCGGACCCGTCGCCCGATTGGGCTACTACGATTTCACCATTGTAGACAATTCATTTGAGATGATTCCACCTCAGGTTGATGAGGAATATCAGGACCTTGTCAACCGCGGCCTGGAAGGTAAGAAAAAGTAA
- a CDS encoding polysaccharide deacetylase has translation MKSQKMKILAFSLFFALAATGCTLTAGTVPTPGSTSGSPASVPVNPSNAPNITKPGVTQPATKPTTTPVTTTAAGSGQTPGTKPSTTTAGTTTAGSTTTNPINPSDIKSGEAYDTATVRDWTRNASQAAYYPKQKLVFLTFDDGPSTKVTPLVLDVLKKNNVKATFFYYTHGDLSSRAGIVRRTADEGHAIAIHTASHNYKKLYPGRKANVEAILSDVRTATSNIQAVLGASWKPSVYRFPGGSFSWTGSTSARKAMTQAKQALGNMGLQYLDWNAMTGDADYNNRDKSPSGLVKYAVKTTKNAYGHVIVLLMHDADHLPNTPKALQGLIDYYREQGYEFGILK, from the coding sequence ATGAAATCGCAAAAAATGAAAATACTGGCGTTCAGCCTGTTCTTTGCGCTGGCCGCAACCGGCTGCACCCTGACAGCCGGAACCGTTCCAACGCCCGGCAGCACATCCGGCTCCCCGGCCTCCGTTCCGGTGAACCCGTCGAATGCACCAAATATCACAAAACCTGGGGTGACTCAGCCAGCGACGAAACCAACCACCACTCCAGTTACTACGACAGCGGCCGGATCGGGACAGACTCCGGGGACGAAACCTTCCACCACTACTGCCGGAACCACAACCGCGGGTTCCACCACGACCAATCCCATCAACCCGTCAGACATCAAATCGGGAGAGGCATACGATACGGCAACCGTCCGGGACTGGACCCGCAATGCTTCACAGGCCGCCTACTACCCGAAACAGAAGCTGGTGTTCCTGACCTTTGATGACGGTCCCTCCACCAAGGTGACGCCCCTGGTCCTGGATGTCCTGAAAAAGAATAACGTGAAGGCGACGTTCTTCTACTACACTCACGGTGATCTTTCCAGCCGCGCCGGCATCGTCCGGCGGACGGCCGACGAAGGCCATGCCATCGCAATACATACGGCCAGCCACAACTACAAAAAGCTCTACCCCGGCCGCAAGGCCAACGTGGAAGCCATTCTGAGCGATGTCCGAACCGCCACATCGAATATTCAGGCGGTCCTGGGAGCCTCCTGGAAGCCATCCGTATACCGGTTCCCCGGCGGCTCCTTCTCCTGGACCGGATCCACCAGCGCCAGAAAGGCCATGACCCAGGCCAAGCAGGCTCTGGGGAATATGGGGTTGCAATACCTTGACTGGAATGCCATGACCGGTGACGCCGACTACAACAACCGGGATAAATCCCCATCCGGCCTGGTAAAATACGCCGTTAAGACCACGAAGAATGCCTATGGCCACGTAATCGTCCTGCTGATGCACGACGCGGACCATCTGCCCAATACGCCCAAAGCGCTCCAGGGGCTCATTGACTATTACCGGGAGCAGGGTTACGAGTTCGGCATCCTCAAATAG
- a CDS encoding MATE family efflux transporter, with protein MTERERLLRDEPILPLFLKFSMPAIIGMLVQALYNIVDRYYISNIPGSGSVAIGGIGVTLPITFVLMGFTMLYGIGGAANISLRLGEGNHKKAEQILGNVVMLLFVTSFLLNIFFLANVDDLLRLFGATEGNIGFAREYIVWILIGNFWNTFGFAMNHVIRAEGSPKWSMMLMLVGAVTNIILDPIFIYERIPLLNLPGLGMGVKGAAIATIIAQALAFLLGLSYYVSGKSLLKLRLSNLKPNVGIILMILSIGVSPFFIQIAGSVVGAVFNNSLKVYGGDVAQGAYAIINSIAILFYMPTFGMNQGLQPIIGYNYGAGNYARVKQAVKVGLIAASLVTLSGWIIVLTVPQVLVSTMAREDAVLRQMTQDGLVKVELMMLLVGMQVISSNFFSSIGKARLSFFLSLSRQVFFLIPALLILPRFFGLDGIWYAMPLSDLLATVISLAFLLYQFKLLDEKHAASGKGRSQENKESQKESEIESFDQDQGPKLLETKV; from the coding sequence ATGACTGAACGCGAGCGCCTGCTCAGAGATGAGCCCATTCTGCCGCTGTTTTTAAAATTTTCAATGCCGGCCATCATCGGCATGCTGGTACAGGCACTGTACAATATTGTGGACCGGTATTACATCAGCAACATTCCCGGAAGCGGTTCCGTTGCCATCGGCGGCATCGGCGTAACGCTTCCCATTACCTTTGTCCTGATGGGCTTCACCATGCTCTACGGCATCGGCGGAGCTGCCAACATCTCCCTGCGCCTGGGAGAAGGCAATCATAAGAAGGCGGAACAGATTCTGGGCAACGTCGTCATGCTGCTCTTTGTCACGTCCTTCCTGCTCAACATTTTCTTCCTGGCCAATGTAGATGACCTGCTTCGGCTTTTTGGAGCCACGGAAGGAAACATCGGCTTTGCCCGGGAGTATATCGTCTGGATCCTGATCGGAAATTTCTGGAACACCTTCGGGTTTGCCATGAATCACGTCATTCGGGCTGAAGGCAGCCCGAAATGGTCCATGATGCTGATGCTGGTGGGGGCGGTGACCAACATCATTCTCGATCCCATCTTCATTTACGAGCGAATTCCGCTGCTTAACCTGCCCGGCCTGGGAATGGGCGTGAAGGGAGCGGCGATTGCCACCATTATTGCCCAGGCGCTGGCGTTCCTGCTGGGACTGTCCTACTATGTCAGCGGCAAGAGCCTGCTGAAGCTGCGCCTGTCGAATCTGAAGCCGAATGTGGGGATCATCCTGATGATTCTGTCCATCGGCGTCTCGCCCTTCTTTATCCAGATTGCCGGCTCTGTGGTCGGAGCGGTCTTCAACAACAGCCTGAAGGTGTACGGCGGAGATGTGGCTCAGGGAGCCTATGCCATCATTAACTCCATCGCCATTCTCTTCTACATGCCGACCTTCGGCATGAACCAGGGTCTTCAGCCCATCATTGGCTACAACTACGGCGCCGGCAACTACGCCCGGGTCAAGCAGGCGGTGAAGGTCGGACTGATCGCGGCCAGCCTGGTGACCCTGTCGGGCTGGATCATTGTCCTGACCGTTCCCCAGGTGCTGGTCAGCACCATGGCGCGGGAAGATGCGGTTCTTCGGCAGATGACCCAGGACGGCCTGGTCAAGGTTGAACTGATGATGCTGCTGGTTGGCATGCAGGTCATTTCCTCCAACTTTTTCTCCTCCATCGGTAAAGCCCGCCTGTCCTTCTTCCTGTCGCTGTCCCGCCAGGTGTTCTTCCTGATTCCGGCCCTGCTGATCCTGCCCCGGTTCTTCGGACTGGACGGCATCTGGTACGCCATGCCCCTGTCCGATCTGCTGGCAACAGTGATCAGTCTGGCATTTCTGCTGTATCAGTTTAAGCTGCTGGATGAAAAGCACGCTGCTTCCGGAAAGGGCAGAAGCCAAGAAAACAAGGAATCCCAAAAGGAATCCGAAATCGAGTCGTTTGATCAGGATCAAGGCCCCAAGCTCCTTGAAACCAAAGTTTGA